A genomic region of Rhipicephalus sanguineus isolate Rsan-2018 chromosome 1, BIME_Rsan_1.4, whole genome shotgun sequence contains the following coding sequences:
- the LOC119383993 gene encoding uncharacterized protein LOC119383993 → MATGGVQAAIEPFSGKNWSSWIQRLTFYFVANDVCDEQKKRALLLTLCGADTFETACALVAPKTPGEVGYADIVALLQKHFDPRPSELYSRYVFQRRDQRPEESISNYVAALRSLSADCNFGVPATTSVTSTPPAEGHAAVLANPTMLPQDVMLRDRFVCGIRDEHLQQRLFAEKDLTFQRALDLALSSESASKQQRGLKGATSSAEVHKTSQSKKESKHSAQQRRCYRCDGWHEADTCKFRTAQCRFCSKKGHIENACISKKKKNKEGNLNARQGTHMVNAQPVCYDLEDTDRCYDLHAVSGRQPCPKFLVDVKVEGRPLKFEVDTGAACSLISEATYHQTWPANAPKLSREPLDLRTWSGEELDTVGSAQVRVRFKSKDYVLPLLVMKGTGCNLLGRDWFSALNIRVHGINQVAEPSQEIQEVLARHPDVFKEGIDGYVGPLVHLDLEEGATPKFCKARPVPLAYQEPMEEELDRLSTVNAVVKKTAYPLPTTAEVFAKLRGGTTFSTLDLYQAYQQLRVDDETAALLTVNTTKELFKVDEPCSPGDVLMLASAPRFELSPRQLAELTRNDPLLSRVMTAVSNGELRRLPKQEFSAFTKLGHELSLQEGCVIRGARLVVPEKARKDVLDLAHRKRRRRMICPQRPTPSIAKLRPGWTLVRRKLAMTNPAGPRSTKLHQGPNVIGVHLTDTVTPSKG, encoded by the exons ATGGCTACTGGAGGAGTGCAGGCCGCCATCGAGCCTTTTAGCGGCAAGAACTGGTCATCCTGGATCCAGCGCCTGACCTTCTACTTCGTGGCGAATGACGTCTGCGacgaacaaaagaagcgcgcgctcctcctgaCGCTATGCGGAGCCGACACCTTTGAAACTGCCTGCGCTCTGGTCGCGCCGAAGACTCCTGGAGAGGTGGGCTATGCCGACATAGTTGCCCTTCTGCAGAAACACTTCGATCCACGACCGTCTGAGTTGTACAGCCGGTACGTGTTCCAGCGACGCGATCAGCGGCCGGAAGAGTCGATCAGCAACTACGTTGCAGCTCTCAGAAGCTTGTCAGCTGACTGCAACTTCGGAGTGCCAGCGACAACGTCTGTTACATCGACGCCACCGGCAGAAGGCCACGCAGCCGTTCTGGCGAACCCCACCAtgctgccccaagatgtgatgctTCGCGACAGGTTCGTGTGCGGCATCCGCGACGAGCACCTCCAGCAGCGACTGTTCGCGGAGAAAGACTTGACTTTTCAACGCGCGTTGGACTTGGCACTGTCGTCCGAAAGTGCgtcgaagcagcaacgaggacTTAAGGGAGCGACGAGCTCCGCGGAGGTGCACAAGACTTCGCAGTCTAAAAAGGAAAGCAAGCATTCGGCTCAGCAACGGCGCTGCTACCGATGCGACGGCTGGCACGAGGCTGACACCTGCAAATTCAGGACAGCGCAATGCCGTTTTTGTTCCAAAAAGGGCCACATCGAGAACGCCTGCAtctccaaaaagaagaaaaacaaagaaggcaacctCAACGCCCGGCAAGGAACTCACATGGTTAACGCCCAACCTGTGTGCTACGACCTCGAAGACACCGATAGGTGCTACGACCTACATGCCGTGAGTGGGCGACAACCCTGCCCTAAATTCCTCGTTGACGTGAAAGTCGAGGGAAGGCCCCTGAAATTCGAAGTGGACACGGGCGCCGCATGTTCTCTCATCAGTGAGGCTACCTACCACCAAACGTGGCCAGCGAACGCCCCAAAGCTTTCGAGAGAACCCCTAGACTTACGCACCTGGTCAGGGGAAGAACTTGACACCGTCGGTTCGGCACaagttcgtgtgcgtttcaaaTCAAAGGACTACGTGCTGCCCCTGCTGGTAATGAAAGGGACTGGGTGCAACCTGCTCGGACGTGACTGGTTTTCAGCACTGAACATCCGTGTGCACGGAATAAACCAGGTCGCCGAACCAAGCCAAGAGATCCAGGAGGTTCTCGCACGCCATCCTGATGTATTTAAGGAAGGTATCGACGGCTACGTGGGTCCATTGGTTCACTTGGACTTGGAAGAAGGTGCCACACCCAAGTTTTGCAAAGCACGTCCAGTACCTCTAGCTTACCAAGAGCCTAtggaggaagagctcgaccgtct GAGCACAGTTAACGCGGTGGTCAAGAAGACGGCGTACCCACTGCCGACAACTGCGGAGGTGTTCGCAAAGTTGCGCGGTGGAACGACATTTTCGACGTTAGACCTGTACCAGGCCTATCAGCAGCTAAGAGTGGACGACGAGACAGCCGCATTGCTCACCGTCAACACCACCAAAGAACTGTTCAAG GTAGATGAGCCATGCTCCCCGGGAGATGTGCTTATGCTTGCATCCGCGCCACGTTTCGAGCTGTCACCGCGTCAACTGGCTGAGCTGACCCGGAATGACCCACTGTTATCCCGCGTGATGACAGCCGTCTCAAACGGAGAGCTACGCCGGTTGCCCAAGCAGGAATTTTCGGCGTTCACCAAGCTTGGACACGAGCTTTCGCTACAGGAAGGCTGCGTTATCCGTGGTGCCAGACTGGTCGTTCcagagaaagcaaggaaagacgtgctcgacttagcACAT CGGAAGCGCCGCCGCCGCATGATCTGCCCACAACGCCCGACTCCGAGCATAGCGAAGCTGAGGCCAGGCTGGACACTTGTGCGACGCAAGCTCGCGATGACCAACCCAGCGGGTCCGCGCAGCACCAAGCTGCACCAAGGCCCCAACGTGATCGGCGTCCACCTGACCGATACGGTGACCCCGTCTAAGGGGTAA